The following proteins are encoded in a genomic region of Paenibacillus sp. FSL H3-0469:
- a CDS encoding NCS2 family permease, translating into MKSNIWRNSVGMEPGDNWKQEWAAGILSYFASVYIVMVNAAILADAGMPLRAGMVATLLTAVTGCLLMAFGGKTPIIVVPGMGINAFFTYTLVHSMKLDWREALAVVVVTGVLFAIVAFTSLYRILSDAIPHNLQHAITVGIGLFLTFIGLQKSGIVIAHATTFVAIGHFSDPAVITSVVTLLLALVLFIRGTRGGLLISMLAGTGLAYLLGAAHAPKNTEPGHVFTGYGSVFASMDWSGFVSLVFWIAVFLLLLIVVFENIGLISSQTLMAGRPERFKSSLRALSLANIAAGLFGSSPVVAAAESTAGIAAGGRSGLTSLVTGLLFGATFLFIPLLAYVPDSAIAPILIVIGGLMVQSVREMDLGDMTELFPAFLVMVMIPFTYSIVDGMAFGFITYPLVKLATGKGKEVPPALYGIAGLFIANFVLHALMG; encoded by the coding sequence ATGAAATCGAATATTTGGCGGAATAGTGTGGGAATGGAGCCGGGCGATAACTGGAAGCAGGAGTGGGCGGCCGGTATCCTGTCGTATTTCGCTTCGGTATATATTGTAATGGTTAACGCGGCGATCCTGGCAGATGCAGGCATGCCGCTGCGGGCCGGGATGGTTGCCACGCTGCTGACAGCGGTGACGGGCTGCCTGCTGATGGCTTTTGGCGGCAAAACGCCGATTATCGTCGTCCCGGGCATGGGGATCAACGCCTTTTTCACTTATACGCTGGTGCATTCTATGAAGCTGGACTGGCGTGAGGCGCTGGCGGTGGTGGTGGTAACCGGGGTACTGTTCGCCATTGTGGCCTTCACCTCGCTCTACCGCATTCTCAGCGATGCGATTCCCCATAATCTGCAGCATGCGATCACCGTCGGCATCGGACTGTTCCTGACCTTCATCGGCCTGCAAAAAAGCGGGATTGTCATTGCCCACGCCACCACCTTCGTTGCCATCGGGCATTTCAGTGATCCTGCGGTCATTACCTCAGTGGTGACGCTGCTGCTGGCGCTGGTGCTGTTCATCCGCGGCACACGCGGCGGGCTGTTGATCAGTATGCTCGCGGGCACAGGGCTTGCCTATCTGCTGGGAGCCGCCCATGCGCCGAAGAATACCGAGCCTGGACATGTGTTCACTGGTTACGGCAGCGTGTTCGCCAGTATGGACTGGAGCGGATTCGTCAGCCTTGTCTTCTGGATTGCCGTCTTCCTGCTGCTGCTGATTGTAGTCTTCGAGAATATCGGCCTGATCTCTTCCCAGACGCTGATGGCAGGACGTCCGGAACGCTTCAAAAGCAGTCTGCGGGCGCTGTCGCTCGCCAACATCGCGGCAGGTCTGTTCGGCAGCAGCCCGGTGGTCGCCGCTGCTGAATCCACGGCCGGAATTGCGGCAGGGGGCCGCTCCGGCTTAACCTCACTCGTCACCGGCCTGCTGTTCGGCGCGACCTTTCTGTTCATCCCGCTGCTGGCTTATGTGCCGGACAGCGCGATTGCGCCGATTCTGATCGTAATCGGCGGGTTGATGGTGCAGAGCGTGCGCGAGATGGATCTCGGCGACATGACAGAGCTGTTCCCGGCCTTCCTGGTCATGGTGATGATTCCCTTCACCTACAGCATCGTGGACGGCATGGCGTTTGGCTTCATCACCTACCCGCTGGTGAAGCTGGCAACCGGCAAAGGCAAGGAGGTTCCTCCGGCATTGTACGGCATTGCCGGACTGTTCATTGCGAACTTCGTGCTGCATGCGCTGATGGGCTAA
- a CDS encoding UvrD-helicase domain-containing protein — MEDNFQSAYQEEEDRLNHVLTEIDSTLERLRSTPVYTGHDYTEQVLEDSREQKRKDLAKLRQEPYFGRLDFQGNDEQDRKALYIGKIGVDREQVSDRPLVIDWRAPVASLFYSFTGGTEAASYEAPEGLIEGLVYLKRNVVIRKQILERVADTYNRDSDAPAVSDEFLVYRLGENKDNRLRDIVSTIQEEQDKIIRAAKNTALIIQGVAGSGKTTVALHRLAFLLYQYKEQVSAEKMIIFAPNRMFLDYISDVLPELGVGNIAQSTFPDWAAEVLGVDLPEQDASEVMSRWFETAGAMPVITEETPGRFKGSTVLMSVIESSVKLLETSAVPEGDFIPWDGAVLSRQVILRWHNEEYAPYPPAKRKERVMARLHRWIEMELKKSPSAAALKERKKKGTAREKAYSAKWPKYEPLAIYKQIFRAAKVPEDWPAAAPEEIPPAVLKETVKELKKGILREEDLPPLLYIHYLLNGNEGTERFDHIVIDEAQDFSPFQIAVLDLYVKGHSFTILGDLSQGIHAYKGVHAWREMQTLFAEEHTAYHALTRSYRSTMEIIEFANGILSAGVGSELLAVPVFRSGNPVRLISYEADVLPGTAAAAPAGKEAAGYTDAAAGKEAVWYTDASVGRDERLSAVKSALAQLSGREYRTVAVLTRSLREASELYAELATQFEDLHLIDGSITEYRGGLSILPVYLSKGLEFDAVILADADSDHYGAAAWDAKLMYVGCTRALHELWLLRGGELPPYVQLNAEETVSGWPEAEVQ, encoded by the coding sequence TTGGAAGACAACTTTCAAAGTGCCTATCAAGAGGAAGAAGACAGGCTGAACCACGTGCTGACAGAGATTGACTCCACCCTTGAGCGGCTGCGCTCAACACCGGTGTACACGGGACACGATTATACCGAGCAGGTGCTGGAGGATTCGAGGGAACAGAAGCGCAAAGATCTTGCCAAGCTTAGGCAGGAGCCTTATTTCGGACGGCTTGATTTTCAGGGCAATGACGAGCAGGACCGCAAGGCACTTTATATCGGCAAAATCGGCGTAGACCGCGAGCAGGTAAGCGACCGTCCGCTTGTCATTGACTGGCGGGCACCGGTGGCGAGCCTGTTTTATTCTTTTACCGGAGGAACGGAGGCTGCCTCGTATGAAGCGCCGGAGGGGCTTATCGAAGGGCTGGTCTATCTCAAGCGCAACGTCGTGATTCGCAAGCAGATCCTGGAGCGGGTGGCGGATACGTATAACCGTGACAGCGACGCACCGGCGGTATCGGATGAATTCCTGGTCTACCGGCTGGGGGAGAACAAGGATAACCGGCTGCGGGATATCGTCTCCACGATCCAGGAGGAGCAGGACAAGATTATCCGGGCGGCCAAGAACACGGCGCTGATCATCCAGGGGGTCGCGGGAAGCGGTAAGACCACCGTTGCGCTGCACCGGCTGGCGTTCTTATTGTATCAATACAAGGAGCAGGTCTCGGCGGAGAAAATGATCATTTTCGCCCCGAACCGGATGTTCCTGGACTATATTTCAGATGTGCTGCCGGAGCTGGGTGTCGGCAATATTGCCCAGAGCACGTTCCCGGACTGGGCGGCCGAGGTACTGGGTGTGGACTTGCCGGAGCAGGATGCTTCGGAGGTCATGAGCCGCTGGTTCGAGACGGCGGGAGCAATGCCGGTCATCACGGAAGAGACCCCCGGGCGCTTCAAGGGATCAACGGTGCTGATGAGCGTCATTGAATCCAGCGTCAAGCTGCTGGAGACCAGCGCTGTGCCGGAGGGCGATTTCATCCCTTGGGACGGGGCGGTGCTGAGCCGCCAGGTGATTCTGCGCTGGCACAATGAGGAATATGCGCCGTATCCTCCGGCGAAGCGCAAGGAGCGGGTGATGGCGCGGCTTCACCGCTGGATCGAGATGGAGCTTAAGAAGAGTCCATCAGCGGCTGCGCTGAAGGAGCGCAAGAAGAAGGGCACGGCACGCGAGAAGGCTTACAGCGCCAAGTGGCCGAAGTACGAGCCGCTCGCCATCTATAAGCAGATCTTCCGGGCGGCGAAAGTGCCGGAGGACTGGCCGGCAGCAGCGCCGGAAGAGATTCCGCCTGCCGTGCTGAAGGAGACCGTCAAGGAGCTGAAGAAGGGCATTCTGCGCGAGGAGGATCTTCCTCCGCTGCTGTATATCCATTATCTTTTGAACGGCAATGAGGGTACCGAACGGTTTGACCATATCGTGATCGATGAAGCGCAGGATTTCTCCCCGTTCCAGATTGCTGTACTGGATCTGTATGTGAAAGGACATTCCTTCACCATTCTGGGTGACCTGTCGCAGGGCATTCACGCCTACAAGGGAGTGCATGCGTGGAGAGAGATGCAGACGCTGTTCGCTGAAGAACACACGGCATATCATGCACTTACCCGAAGCTACCGCTCGACGATGGAGATTATTGAGTTCGCTAACGGCATTCTGTCTGCGGGCGTAGGCAGTGAGCTGCTGGCCGTTCCGGTCTTCCGCAGCGGAAATCCTGTGCGGCTAATCTCCTATGAGGCGGATGTGCTGCCGGGAACGGCTGCGGCTGCTCCGGCGGGTAAGGAAGCGGCAGGGTACACGGATGCGGCTGCGGGTAAGGAAGCGGTATGGTATACGGATGCTTCTGTGGGCAGGGACGAGCGGCTCAGCGCGGTTAAGAGCGCGCTGGCGCAGCTCTCCGGGCGCGAATACCGTACGGTGGCGGTATTGACCCGCAGCCTGCGGGAAGCGTCTGAGCTGTACGCCGAGCTCGCCACGCAGTTCGAGGATCTTCATCTGATTGACGGCAGCATCACGGAATATCGCGGCGGATTGTCGATTCTGCCCGTCTACTTGTCCAAGGGACTGGAGTTCGATGCCGTCATTCTGGCGGATGCCGACAGTGACCATTATGGAGCGGCGGCCTGGGATGCGAAGCTGATGTATGTGGGCTGTACGCGTGCCCTGCATGAGCTGTGGCTGCTGCGGGGCGGCGAATTACCGCCTTACGTTCAACTGAACGCAGAGGAGACCGTCTCCGGCTGGCCGGAGGCAGAGGTGCAATAG
- a CDS encoding CD3324 family protein, which produces MSYVNGKDVLPPGLLEELQGYIQGELLYIPKKAEERVRWGENSGSRQEIAARNEEIFCSHSSGCSVNELQKRYHLSEESIRKIISKMRQTRLAMNR; this is translated from the coding sequence GTGAGTTACGTCAATGGAAAGGATGTGCTCCCCCCGGGGCTGCTCGAAGAGCTGCAGGGTTACATACAGGGTGAGCTGTTATACATCCCGAAGAAAGCGGAAGAACGGGTAAGATGGGGCGAGAACAGCGGCTCCCGGCAAGAGATTGCTGCCCGCAACGAAGAGATCTTCTGTAGTCACAGCAGCGGCTGCTCGGTGAACGAGCTGCAGAAGAGATATCATTTATCCGAAGAAAGCATCCGCAAGATCATTTCAAAAATGCGGCAAACGCGGCTGGCGATGAACCGCTAG
- a CDS encoding replication-associated recombination protein A, which translates to MDLFSQGEDQGSGRLLADRMRPGNLDEYIGQEHIVGKGKLLRRAIEADQVSSILLYGPPGCGKTTLAHIISHHTQGEFVRLNAVEASVKDVREVIERAQSNKALYGSKTILFLDEVHRFNSSRQDALLPAVEKGTITFIGATTENPFHYVNGALMSRSTLFQLESLTSEHSLIAMKRALADDQRGLGFMDLKADEDALLHIAAMANGDIRRALNALELAAMTTAPERDGSVHITLAVAEESIRRPIVKADESTQYDVLSAFHKSIRGSSDAALFWFLYAVEKLGMDPMTFIRRLIAASSEDIGLANPQAMVQAVSALDAYRNNGWPEAKLNIAQAILFAVESPKSDGVVTAIANVMNSLEDLKSAEVPLHLRDTHYKGAAQLGHEGYQYPHNFPGHYVKQDYLPKAIARKVFYQATEQGNEAKIRHNQQLRRGQ; encoded by the coding sequence ATGGATTTATTCTCGCAGGGTGAAGATCAGGGAAGCGGACGGCTGCTTGCAGACCGGATGCGGCCCGGCAATCTGGATGAATATATCGGACAGGAGCATATTGTAGGCAAGGGCAAGCTGCTCCGCAGAGCGATTGAAGCGGATCAGGTCTCTTCTATCCTGCTCTACGGGCCTCCGGGCTGCGGCAAAACCACTCTGGCCCATATCATATCGCATCACACCCAAGGTGAATTCGTACGGCTGAATGCGGTGGAGGCTTCGGTGAAGGATGTGCGTGAGGTCATTGAACGCGCACAGAGCAATAAGGCGCTGTACGGCTCGAAGACGATTCTGTTCCTGGACGAGGTGCACCGCTTCAACAGCTCCCGCCAGGATGCGCTGCTGCCGGCCGTGGAGAAGGGGACGATTACCTTCATCGGTGCGACAACGGAGAATCCGTTCCATTATGTGAATGGAGCCCTGATGAGCCGCTCGACCTTATTCCAGCTGGAGTCCCTGACCAGCGAACATAGCCTGATTGCGATGAAGCGGGCGCTTGCTGACGATCAGCGGGGGCTCGGCTTCATGGACCTGAAGGCTGATGAAGACGCGCTGCTGCATATCGCCGCCATGGCGAACGGCGATATCCGCCGGGCCTTGAATGCTCTGGAGCTGGCGGCGATGACTACGGCGCCGGAGCGTGACGGCAGCGTGCATATTACGCTTGCGGTGGCGGAGGAGTCGATCCGCCGCCCGATTGTCAAAGCGGACGAGTCGACGCAGTACGATGTGCTATCCGCTTTTCACAAAAGCATCCGCGGCTCCAGTGACGCCGCCCTGTTCTGGTTCCTCTACGCGGTGGAGAAGCTGGGAATGGACCCGATGACCTTCATCCGCCGCCTGATCGCAGCCAGCAGTGAGGATATTGGCCTGGCGAACCCGCAGGCGATGGTCCAGGCGGTCAGTGCGCTGGATGCCTACCGTAATAACGGCTGGCCGGAGGCGAAGCTGAATATTGCGCAGGCGATTCTGTTCGCCGTAGAGAGCCCCAAATCAGACGGGGTAGTGACCGCTATCGCGAACGTCATGAACAGTCTGGAGGATCTGAAGTCGGCCGAGGTGCCGCTGCATTTGCGGGATACGCACTATAAAGGCGCGGCCCAATTGGGCCATGAGGGCTACCAGTACCCGCATAATTTTCCTGGCCATTATGTGAAGCAGGACTATTTGCCGAAGGCAATCGCCCGCAAGGTCTTCTATCAGGCCACCGAGCAGGGCAACGAGGCCAAGATCCGCCATAACCAGCAGCTGCGGCGCGGGCAGTAG
- a CDS encoding methyl-accepting chemotaxis protein, translated as MPTPKKTRKHLFRITKLRTELMLLIITAIVLPSLALVAISTQTSESALRSKMEDTTRSSIHLLDKTLSQLILLESAAVNELAYEMSSTGLTNHSPQLRKLIDNFKLEHPEVDIVAIGNEDGKYMFAPDSKLDNYDPRIRDWYIDALKTPETTSVIDPIFSKVTNSYILPVSKAFPDGKGVVTISISMKELMELAKNVSLGDSGYVFILDGNNKVIYHPALEIASEATGAMTAGTKQGPAGKISYKDAAADTQMDGYYITNELTGFTLAGVLPESEYTKAVYPILYKSAIVLVIALLLAAVITFLIIRRITGPVERLNRSAKRVSEGHLDEFVQTSRRDEIGQLAGNYNEMVSSLRTMVQEVAETSGQLAAASEQLTASTAENSKAVEYVTELVEESTRGVETQAYASAEVATTMEEMSTGIQKIASASEAIVSAAILTETDVATGSSRMQEALQQMKTIRESVQQSGTLIAELNGLSTRVAETSTAISAIAKQTNLLSLNAGIEAARAGEHGRGFAVVAGEVRKLSEATNSSAGQIQETISEMVGLIASAYDVMKHKVVEDVEQGMALTVEASEAFRQIEQSTRQVGEQIHEVSAITEQMSASSSEVAASVQEMATIARAALDSFQSVTAATEEQLASMEEITSSSAALSGMAADMQGQVERFQFDAKGKA; from the coding sequence ATGCCAACACCGAAAAAAACCCGAAAGCACCTATTCCGTATCACGAAGCTCAGAACTGAACTGATGCTGCTTATCATTACAGCTATTGTGCTGCCCTCGCTGGCTCTGGTGGCCATATCGACACAAACTTCAGAATCGGCGCTGCGCTCCAAAATGGAAGACACGACACGTTCAAGCATCCACCTCCTGGATAAAACATTGTCGCAGCTGATCCTGCTGGAGAGTGCCGCAGTGAATGAGCTGGCGTACGAGATGAGCAGCACCGGGCTTACGAACCATTCTCCACAGCTGCGCAAGCTGATCGACAACTTCAAACTCGAGCATCCTGAAGTAGATATCGTGGCAATAGGCAACGAGGACGGGAAATACATGTTCGCGCCGGATTCCAAGCTGGACAATTATGATCCCCGGATTCGCGACTGGTATATAGATGCACTTAAGACCCCGGAGACAACATCGGTGATCGATCCTATTTTCTCCAAAGTCACGAACAGCTACATTCTGCCGGTCTCCAAGGCTTTTCCGGACGGTAAGGGTGTGGTTACGATCAGCATCAGTATGAAGGAGCTTATGGAGCTGGCGAAGAATGTCAGCCTGGGCGATAGCGGATATGTCTTCATCCTGGACGGCAATAACAAGGTGATCTACCACCCTGCCCTAGAGATTGCTTCAGAAGCCACAGGCGCAATGACGGCTGGAACCAAGCAAGGTCCGGCGGGTAAAATCTCCTACAAGGATGCGGCAGCCGATACGCAAATGGACGGGTACTACATTACCAATGAGCTGACCGGCTTCACCTTGGCCGGAGTGCTTCCGGAGAGTGAATATACGAAGGCGGTCTACCCGATTCTGTACAAATCAGCTATCGTTCTCGTGATCGCGCTGCTGCTTGCTGCAGTGATTACCTTCCTCATTATCCGCCGGATTACCGGGCCGGTAGAACGCCTGAACCGTTCGGCCAAGCGGGTAAGCGAAGGACATCTGGATGAATTCGTCCAGACCAGCCGCAGGGATGAGATCGGTCAGCTTGCCGGCAATTACAATGAAATGGTCTCTTCACTGCGCACCATGGTACAGGAGGTTGCCGAGACCTCCGGCCAGCTCGCCGCTGCCAGTGAACAGCTCACAGCCAGTACGGCTGAGAACAGCAAAGCAGTCGAGTATGTGACGGAGCTGGTGGAGGAATCCACCAGGGGCGTGGAGACCCAGGCGTATGCTTCCGCCGAAGTCGCTACAACGATGGAGGAGATGTCCACTGGTATCCAGAAAATCGCTTCCGCTTCAGAAGCAATTGTGAGTGCCGCTATACTTACGGAAACGGATGTCGCAACCGGCAGCTCCAGAATGCAGGAGGCGCTACAGCAGATGAAAACGATCCGCGAATCGGTGCAGCAGTCCGGCACCCTGATCGCTGAGCTTAACGGCTTAAGCACCCGGGTGGCAGAGACCAGCACGGCGATCTCCGCCATTGCCAAGCAGACCAACCTCCTGTCGCTGAATGCCGGCATCGAAGCGGCCCGGGCCGGAGAACACGGCAGAGGCTTCGCCGTGGTTGCCGGTGAAGTGCGCAAGCTATCGGAGGCCACGAATAGCAGTGCCGGACAGATTCAGGAGACCATCTCTGAGATGGTAGGCCTGATCGCCAGCGCTTATGATGTGATGAAGCATAAGGTGGTAGAGGATGTGGAGCAGGGCATGGCGCTTACCGTGGAGGCGAGCGAAGCCTTCCGGCAGATTGAGCAGTCCACCCGGCAGGTCGGCGAGCAGATCCATGAGGTCTCGGCCATTACAGAGCAAATGTCGGCCAGCAGCTCCGAAGTAGCCGCCTCCGTCCAGGAGATGGCCACCATCGCCCGGGCAGCGCTCGACTCCTTCCAGAGCGTAACCGCAGCTACTGAGGAGCAGCTTGCTTCGATGGAGGAAATCACATCCTCCTCTGCGGCGCTCTCCGGCATGGCTGCGGATATGCAGGGACAGGTGGAGCGGTTCCAGTTCGATGCGAAGGGTAAGGCTTAA